A single genomic interval of Lathyrus oleraceus cultivar Zhongwan6 chromosome 7, CAAS_Psat_ZW6_1.0, whole genome shotgun sequence harbors:
- the LOC127106608 gene encoding uncharacterized protein LOC127106608, with the protein MRGKVARRNNGRVVERGAPSVESDFVNSIKAVTEFPRSSFEFYVWSDQGVNLEVDFTSSLSDWTNKFKNEVRVSDNVNGNKSRSLRQDLSGLRDKSSFLWDTNYSQVVDCDGQSSELKLTEDGVAVLGGERMTVKVAKDLLENCSKPLMSDPGKLEVQHSKPDNGGSGNCCLPKGSCIYVELHNSEVASCHKYASVSPGDGDGSPDLSDQKNTSKMKHFRKEAKSVNGRRRSGCSQFDGPLKKSRLDYDDQVSKTELHKKRKDRYPEIQGSSGKPAARILRSMAKTGLMVLPRRSPRLK; encoded by the exons ATGAGGGGTAAGGTGGCGCGGCGAAATAATGGTAGAGTTGTAGAACGAGGTGCACCTTCGGTGGAGAGTGATTTTGTTAACTCGATAAAAGCAGTTACGGAATTCCCTCGCTCGTCGTTTGAGTTCTATGTCTGGTCGGATCAGGGAGTTAATCTTGAAGTTGATTTTACTTCGTCTCTGTCAGATTGGACTAATAAGTTTAAAAATGAGGTTCGGGTGAGTGACAATGTGAACGGAAACAAATCTCGGAGTCTTCGGCAGGATCTCAGTGGTTTAAGAGATAAATCTTCGTTCTTGTGGGATACGAATTATAGTCAAGTTGTTGATTGTGATGGACAGTCGTCAGAGTTGAAATTGACCGAAGACGGTGTTGCGGTGTTAGGTGGTGAAAGAATGACTGTAAAAGTAGCAAAGGATTTACTGGAAAATTGTTCAAAGCCTTTAATGTCTGATCCCGGCAAGCTGGAGGTTCAACATTCAAAGCCTGATAATGGAGGTTCTGGGAATTGCTGTCTCCCAAAGGGTTCTTGTATTTATGTGGAATTGCATAATTCGGAAGTTGCAAGTTGTCATAAATATGCATCAGTTTCACCCGGTGATGGTGATGGATCCCCAGATTTAAGTGATCAAAAGAACACTTCTAAAATGAAACACTTTCGG AAGGAGGCCAAGAGTGTTAATGGAAGGAGGCGTTCAGG ATGCTCCCAATTTGATGGCCCACTTAAGAAGTCTCGCCTAGATTATGATGATCAAGTTTCCAAAACGGAACTTCACAAAAAGAGGAAAGACAGATACCCCGAGATTCAAGGTTCAAGTGGTAAACCTGCTGCAAGAATTTTAAGGAGCATGGCGAAAACTGGTCTTATGGTCCTCCCTAGAAGATCCCCAAGGCTAAAG TGA